In Paenibacillus phoenicis, one genomic interval encodes:
- a CDS encoding GNAT family N-acetyltransferase, translating to MSAATIIHVDHEEQLQKCLDIRKEVFVEEQKVPVELEIDEYDQIGPDVHHVLIELEGDYVATGRLIYYKDNAAKMQRIAVREPYRSKGVGKILLLALEELARELGLTKSVLDAQCHAEGFYAKLGYETISTEPFDDAGIPHVRMVKSLKS from the coding sequence GTGTCGGCTGCAACAATCATTCATGTCGATCATGAGGAGCAATTACAGAAATGCCTGGACATCCGCAAAGAGGTGTTCGTCGAGGAACAGAAGGTCCCCGTTGAATTGGAAATTGATGAGTATGACCAGATTGGCCCGGATGTACATCATGTGCTGATCGAATTGGAAGGGGACTATGTTGCGACAGGCAGATTGATTTACTATAAAGACAATGCCGCCAAAATGCAGCGGATCGCCGTACGTGAGCCGTACCGCTCGAAAGGCGTAGGCAAAATCCTGCTGCTCGCCTTAGAGGAGCTGGCACGGGAGCTCGGTCTCACGAAGTCGGTGCTGGATGCTCAATGCCATGCCGAAGGGTTCTATGCTAAACTCGGCTATGAGACAATCTCGACTGAACCGTTTGATGACGCCGGTATTCCGCACGTCCGGATGGTCAAGTCGTTAAAATCGTAA